From a region of the Zingiber officinale cultivar Zhangliang chromosome 4B, Zo_v1.1, whole genome shotgun sequence genome:
- the LOC121976863 gene encoding E3 ubiquitin-protein ligase XB3-like: MGHALSCAGSTRDRDFFASVRAGRLESVRTAVRQDPSLLLREIFFDRLSALHIAAANGHVQILSMILEKSSNPDIVNRHKQTPLMLAAIHGKIACVQKLLEAGANILMFDSLKGRTCLHHAAYYGHSNCLEAILSVARSTAVADSWGFARFVNVGDESGATPLHLAAWRRRTECVHVLLDNGALVCASTGGYGHPGRTPLHLAARGGSLDCVRELLAWGADRLQRDSSGLIPYSVAIKHNHGACAALLNPSAAEPLVWPSPLKCINELDPDAKALLEIALMEANKEREKMILNETEELLSSPANVEEAFDDDASEASDTDLCFICFSQVCTIEVQDCGHQMCARCTLALCCHNKPNPTTLCTPSPTCPFCRSNIARLVVAKTKAIDKEEKGTDYKLRRSKRLGNFSGGSSSFKGVALSMGSFGRMGRSGRIMSSEDMEDKPM; encoded by the exons ATGGGCCACGCGCTGAGCTGCGCTGGATCGACCCGCGACCGTGACTTCTTCGCTTCAGTCCGAGCAGGCCGCTTGGAGTCAGTGCGCACCGCCGTCCGACAAGATCCCTCCTTGCTCCTCCGCGAGATCTTCTTCGATCGCCTTTCCGCTCTCCACATCGCCGCCGCTAATGGTCATGTGCAG ATCTTGTCGATGATCCTGGAGAAGTCTTCCAATCCTGATATAGTTAATCGGCACAAACAG ACTCCACTGATGCTGGCTGCGATTCATGGGAAGATAGCTTGCGTGCAAAAGCTGCTTGAGGCTGGCGCAAAT ATTCTGATGTTCGATTCGTTAAAGGGAAGAACTTGCCTACATCATGCTGCCTACTATGGCCATTCAAATTGTCTGGAAGCCATTCTCTCGGTAGCCCGATCCACTGCCGTTGCAGATTCTTG GGGATTTGCCCGATTTGTAAATGTTGGGGATGAAAGTGGGGCGACACCTCTACATCTTGCAGCATGGCGAAGACGGACCGAGTGTGTCCATGTACTCTTAGACAACGGGGCTCTTGTTTGCGCTTCCACTGGGGGATATGG TCATCCTGGGAGAACACCTCTACATTTGGCTGCTCGTGGAGGAAGTTTGGATTGTGTTCGTGAGTTGCTTGCATGGGGCGCTGATCGGCTCCAGAGGGATTCATCTGG GCTAATACCATATTCTGTAGCTATAAAGCACAACCATGGAGCTTGTGCAGCTTTGTTAAATCCATCTGCAGCAGAACCTCTGGTTTGGCCTTCTCCATTGAAGTGCATCAACGAACTTGATCCAGATGCAAAGGCTCTTCTAGAAATAGCTCTAATGGAGGCTAAcaaggaaagggagaagatgaTATTGAATGAAACAGAAGAATTGTTATCATCTCCTGCAAATGTGGAAGAAGCATTTGATGATGATGCTTCTGAG GCAAGTGATACGGATCTGTGTTTCATCTGCTTCAGCCAAGTCTGCACCATTGAAGTTCAAGACTGTGGGCATCAGATGTGTGCTCGCTGCACGTTAGCTCTTTGCTGTCACAACAAACCCAACCCCACAACCTTGTGCACGCCCTCTCCAACATGCCCTTTCTGCCGCAGCAACATTGCTCGACTAGTGGTCGCGAAAACAAAGGCCATAGACAAGGAGGAGAAGGGCACTGACTATAAGCTGAGGAGATCCAAGAGGCTGGGGAATTTTAGTGGGGGAAGTAGTAGCTTCAAGGGCGTGGCCTTGTCTATGGGATCATTTGGTAGGATGGGTCGCTCGGGGCGCATAATGAGCAGTGAAGATATGGAGGATAAACCAATGTAA